The genome window GAGACCGACAAGGCGACCATGGAGGTCGAGGCGGTCGACGAGGGGACCGTCGGCGAGATCCTGGTGCCGGAAGGCACCCAGGACGTGGCGGTCAACGCCCGCATCGCGGTTCTTCTGGGCGAGGGCGAGGACGCTTCGGCGATCTCCGCCGCGGCGCCGGTCCAGGCCGCGCCCGCCGCGGCCCCCGCGCCGGCGGCTGCTCCCACAGCGGCCGCTCCTGCCGCCGCCGCTGCTCCTGCCGCCGCCGCTGCTCCGGCCCCGGCCGCGCCTGCGGCCCCCGCCGCGGCGTCCGCAGGCGAGCGTCTGTTCGCCTCGCCGTTGGCCCGCCGCATCGCCAAGGAAAAGGGCCTCGATCTCGCCGCCATCAAGGGCTCCGGTCCGCACGGCCGCATCGTGAAGACCGACGTGGAGGCTGCCGCCGCCGGCGGAGCCGCCAAGCCGGCCGCCGCCGCTCCGGCCCCCGCCGCCGCGCCGGCCCCGGCGCCGAGCCTGCCGGCCGGTGCCTCGGACGAGGCGGTGCTGAAGCTGTTCCAGCCGGGCAGCTATGACGTCGTGCCTCACGATGGCATGCGCAAGGTCATCGCCCGCCGCCTGCTCGAATCCAAGCTGACGGTGCCGCACTTCTATCTCAGCCTCGACGTCGACCTCGACGCGCTCCTCAAGCTGCGTGCCGAGATCAACGAGGCTGCGCCCTCGGTCGACGGCAAGCCGGCCTACAAGGTGTCGGTCAACGACTTCGTCATCAAGGCGATGGCGGTTGCGCTGAAGGCGGTGCCGGAAGCCAACGTGACGTGGACCGAAGGCGGGATGCTGAAGCACAAGGTGGTCGATATCGGCGTCGCCGTGTCGCTGCCGGGCGGCCTGATCACGCCGGTGGTGCGCAATGCCGACCAGAAGTCGCTGTCGGCCATCTCCAACGAGATGAAGGACCTCGCCGGCCGCGCCCGTGCCAAGAAGCTGAAGCCCGAGGAATATCAGGGCGGCACCACCGCGATCT of Pseudoxanthobacter soli DSM 19599 contains these proteins:
- a CDS encoding pyruvate dehydrogenase complex dihydrolipoamide acetyltransferase: MPIDILMPALSPTMEKGNLAKWHVKKGDTVKSGDVIAEIETDKATMEVEAVDEGTVGEILVPEGTQDVAVNARIAVLLGEGEDASAISAAAPVQAAPAAAPAPAAAPTAAAPAAAAAPAAAAAPAPAAPAAPAAASAGERLFASPLARRIAKEKGLDLAAIKGSGPHGRIVKTDVEAAAAGGAAKPAAAAPAPAAAPAPAPSLPAGASDEAVLKLFQPGSYDVVPHDGMRKVIARRLLESKLTVPHFYLSLDVDLDALLKLRAEINEAAPSVDGKPAYKVSVNDFVIKAMAVALKAVPEANVTWTEGGMLKHKVVDIGVAVSLPGGLITPVVRNADQKSLSAISNEMKDLAGRARAKKLKPEEYQGGTTAISNLGMFGVKDFAAIVNPPHATILAVGAGEQRAVVRGGQLAIATQMTLTLSTDHRAVDGALGAELGQALKGAIEKPLSLLV